In one Phyllostomus discolor isolate MPI-MPIP mPhyDis1 chromosome 8, mPhyDis1.pri.v3, whole genome shotgun sequence genomic region, the following are encoded:
- the RNF135 gene encoding E3 ubiquitin-protein ligase RNF135, translating to MRGHRARGNLWSPSGLLMIWGQLISQRRGLRWRPLCTGGARALGGGSCKSAFCRTGGRKEARTAKRRERGRESRAEEELGRSRRRRSCGRAVPGVALLPGGGLVTMAGLDSGLTVPVWLAEDDLGCIICHGLLAWPVTLPCGHSFCRGCLKRMWGAGPSWSCPTCREGSAQPLQLRKNTLLQDLAIKYSRAVGEGEGAAGQTPSPAPGCAPQPPGRAKPQSVAAPRNITEVGQELAKLAEQLVDIVRSLQSQTQLPDSGPDNKLNIPGTADHSLASPKLVASGTTEKKMRDILHDLEDIQGKLQESFLGKECLEEQRQVKILESPPSSSCPQTDQGRLASWLVRGFISPTFDLRSLSCSLEVSEDCRKVTVSRFQQPYSWSRDRFTTCQVFCSQAFSSGQHYWEVDTQHCSHWAVGVASWEMSRDQTLGRTRDSSCLEWKGTSQLSVWHMVKETILGSEKPKVVGIYLDLDRGKLAFYSVADQEKLLWECTVSASSSLHPAFWLYGLHPGNFLTIRPVRV from the exons ATGAGGGGACATCGAGCTAGAGGAAATCTGTGGAGTCCCAGCGGGCTCCTGATGATTTGGGGTCAGCTGATTTCCCAGCGCAGGGGGCTGCGGTGGCGCCCCCTCTGCACAGGCGGCGCCCGTGCGCTGGGCGGCGGGTCTTGCAAGTCAGCTTTCTGCAGGacgggaggaaggaaagaagcgAGGACTGctaagaggagagaaagaggcagagagagcagggcagaggaagagCTAGGGAGGAGCCGGAGGAGACGTAGCTGCGGGCGGGCGGTCCCGGGTGTGGCCCTGCTTCCGGGCGGCGGCCTGGTCACCATGGCGGGCCTGGACAGCGGCCTGACGGTTCCCGTGTGGCTGGCCGAGGATGACCTGGGTTGCATCATCTGCCACGGGCTACTCGCCTGGCCCGTCACGTTGCCCTGCGGCCACAGCTTCTGCCGAGGTTGCTTGAAGCGCATGTGGGGCGCAGGGCCCTCCTGGTCGTGCCCCACCTGCCGGGAGGGCAGCGCGCAGCCGCTACAGCTGCGCAAGAACACACTGCTGCAAGACCTGGCGATCAAGTACAGCCGCGCGGTGGGCGAGGGGGAGGGCGCCGCGGGCCAGaccccgagccccgcccccggctgcgCCCCGCAGCCCCCAGGCCGCGCCAAGCCGCAGTCG GTGGCGGCACCGAGGAACATCACAGAAGTAGGTCAGGAGCTGGCAAAGCTGGCGGAACAGCTTGTAGACATTGTCAGGAGCCTTCAAAGTCAGACACAGCTCCCAGACTCTGGACCAGACAATAAACTGAACATCCCAGGCACG GCGGACCATTCCTTGGCTTCTCCAAAGCTAGTGGCTTCCGGcacaactgagaaaaaaatgagagacattCTGCATGACCTAGAAGATATCCAGGGAAAATTACAGGAAAGTTTCCTGGGTAAAGAGTGCCTGGAAGAACAAAGGCAGG TTAAAATCCTGGAAAGTCCACCTTCCTCCTCATGCCCACAGACTGACCAGGGCCGCCTTGCATCCTGGCTTGTTCGGG GGTTCATCAGTCCAACCTTCGACCTGAGGAGCCTCTCGTGTAGCCTGGAGGTGTCTGAGGATTGCCGGAAGGTGACAGTGTCTCGCTTCCAACAGCCTTATTCCTGGAGTCGTGACCGGTTCACGACCTGCCAGGTCTTCTGTTCCCAAGCCTTCTCTTCCGGGCAGCACTACTGGGAAGTGGACACTCAGCACTGCAGTCACTGGGCGGTTGGCGTGGCTTCCTGGGAGATGAGTCGAGACCAGACACTGGGAAGGACCAGGGACTCCTCGTGTCTAGAGTGGAAGGGAACGAGCCAGCTCTCTGTGTGGCACATGGTCAAGGAAACCATCCTCGGCTCAGAAAAGCCTAAGGTGGTGGGCATCTATCTGGACCTTGACCGGGGGAAGCTGGCCTTCTATTCGGTGGCTGATCAGGAGAAGCTTCTGTGGGAGTGCACAGTCTCTGCCTCCTCGTCCCTGCACCCTGCCTTCTGGCTGTATGGTTTACATCCTGGAAATTTTCTGACTATAAGGCCAGTAAGGGTGTAA